The Heliomicrobium gestii genome segment TACGGCGGAGACGGCATCGACCCAGAGCCCGACGACAATGTCTTGTATGTGCACGACGATGATGCGGTTGTACTTTGCCTCTCCTTGCGGTTGCAAGAACAAGCGCTTTCGGAGGTCGATCACGGGGATCACATTGCCGCGCAGGTTGATCAATCCGAGCACATGGGGAGGCGCGTAGGGAATATAGGTGACGGCTGACGGTCGGATGATCTCCTGAACCTGTTCGATCGGTATGCCGTACGATTCAGGTCCCAGCGAAAATGTGACGATTTGAAAATTCTCCATGGATGTCCCCCCTTTCGTGCAGCCGATCTTCGGTCACAGCGAGGGATCGCGAGCGCTTGTTCTTTGTTCACACTATTAAGATACGTCAAAATCTTCAACCATTCAAGTAAAGCCTGCAGAATTCGATTGTTTATTTATGCTGTTTCTAGGCCAAGATGGATCTCCATCTTGCCGAGGGATGTCTCCATTTCCGTGAGCAAGATGGTCTCCTGGCCGGCCATGATGGCCAATTTTTGGCCGGTGATCAGTGTGGGCGGCGTGATATCGGCTGTCAGCGCAGGGGCCAGGGCTGTCACGGCCGTGCCGGCGGCCATGTTGGCAAACTCGCAGAGGGCGCTTTTGACCATATCGTCCAGTTCCGGCAGGACCATGCCCCCCATCATCTGGCCGGCCAAGGCCAAGGCGGTTCCGGTGGCCATGGTGATGACGACGGCGCCGCGCAGGTCCCGAGTCAGGCCGATGATGATGGCCAGTTCGTAGCGGCTGAAAAAGGAATCGGGTACGGCGCTGTCGTTCGGAAGGGTTGCCGATACGCCCATCATGGTCAGAACATCGGCCGTTCCCCGGGCAAAGGTCTGCAGCTGTGCCTTCATATCATCCGGCCCCCCTTTCCATG includes the following:
- a CDS encoding chemotaxis protein CheW; translation: MENFQIVTFSLGPESYGIPIEQVQEIIRPSAVTYIPYAPPHVLGLINLRGNVIPVIDLRKRLFLQPQGEAKYNRIIVVHIQDIVVGLWVDAVSAVAAIGEDMLADNPEGLSLDEQFIDKVVKTEERLIALLNIPALLRN
- a CDS encoding chemotaxis protein CheX, whose product is MKAQLQTFARGTADVLTMMGVSATLPNDSAVPDSFFSRYELAIIIGLTRDLRGAVVITMATGTALALAGQMMGGMVLPELDDMVKSALCEFANMAAGTAVTALAPALTADITPPTLITGQKLAIMAGQETILLTEMETSLGKMEIHLGLETA